Proteins encoded within one genomic window of Aspergillus nidulans FGSC A4 chromosome VII:
- the flbC gene encoding protein flbC (transcript_id=CADANIAT00009129), with protein sequence MTMVIENQNRQYGGGMGFDSVYQHPHHSQPPQFSDPWTTAHSSSHSTPPVYPASVGIKQDETSRPSHIPMPYSVSVSAPSIVAGSNYSSASTSASYPAPDMMGLPHEIPRTSFDHAPAYTTAPSISSFAPASYAPISYASPVHQDNRRISHADASRVASSQSTSGPTFGDALDASRGMVALSQDLTPRNIYGPRGSRGSGDSYGFPLAHSAGSSISSAGSYPYYSASVASVESSVTDYSSTTSESYENGHLSRTLPRPSTLLTGSAPPGPQSMMSQFSSKMPSNTQKKHKCKVCDKRFTRPSSLQTHMYSHTGEKPFACDVEGCGRHFSVVSNLRRHKKVHKGGKEGGSGDDEE encoded by the exons ATGACGATGGTTATTGAGAACCAGAACCGCCAGTATGGCGGCGGAATGGGGTTTGACAGTGTTTACCAGCATCCGCACCACAGTCAACCACCGCAGTTCTCAGATCCTTGGACCACCGCCCATTCGTCATCCCACTCGACGCCCCCCGTATATCCAGCTTCCGTGGGCATCAAGCAGGACGAGACTAGCCGTCCTTCTCACATCCCTATGCCATACTCGGTCTCTGTTTCGGCTCCCTCGATCGTGGCAGGCAGTAACTACTCGTCCGCGTCTACGTCTGCGAGCTACCCGGCCCCCGACATGATGGGCCTTCCCCATGAGATCCCCCGGACCTCGTTCGACCATGCTCCTGCCTACACCACAGCTCCCTCGATCAGCAGCTTTGCGCCAGCCAGCTATGCGCCCATCAGTTACGCTTCTCCGGTTCACCAGGACAACCGCAGGATATCCCATGC TGATGCTTCCCGCGTTGCTTCATCCCAATCCACATCAGGCCCGACATTTGGAGACGCGCTGGATGCCAGTCGCGGAATGGTGGCTCTCAGCCAGGATCTGACACCCCGAAATATCTATGGGCCTCGAGGATCTCGAGGCTCGGGCGATTCCTACGGATTCCCCCTAGCACACTCGGCTGGTTCGTCTATCTCATCTGCAGGCTCTTACCCATACTACAGCGCGTCCGTCGCGTCGGTAGAGTCGTCTGTCACCGATTACAGCTCAACAACTTCAGAGTCTTACGAAAATGGCCACTTGTCACGCACACTCCCACGCCCGTCCACTCTTCTCACCGGCAGTGCTCCTCCGGGCCCTCAATCGATGATGAGCCAGTTCAGTTCGAAAATGCCGTCCAACACCCAGAAGAAGCACAAGTGCAAGGTGTGTGACAAGCGGTTTACCCGGCCATCCTCTTTACAGACCCATATGTACAGTCACACTGGCGAGAAGC CATTCGCTTGTGACGTGGAAGGCTGTGGTCGACACTTTTCCGTTGTCTCTAACCTCCGTCGCCACAAGAAGGTCCACAAGGGCGGGAAGGAGGGAGGTTCAGGCGATGACGAAGAGTAA
- a CDS encoding uncharacterized protein (transcript_id=CADANIAT00009130) yields the protein MADEHRPLKRVRQACEPCRRKKSRCPGEKPVCSFCERLGQQCVYAPGDGPELPAADIAKRLSSVEDKLEELARNLRPHSTPAEVSISQSALVQHKLPNLQQNDLSTVAHLFLTCCNYQPLPLFHPDSFVETLESRDPELILAIHAISLRFGRSPDGSDLRPYITDCARRARTLVMERIGRGPLELSTLQTLCLLALFDFTAGDTVQAGLHLNMATYLAQSVNTAGETLGALHPDPDEKRRCLWSIYFLQSLQGDGVQAARLIAGVRTPFNTGSGFSPTFTLNPGPEIGLPLSAKEDLDLISYAVQAGEVWSMAMAYAASRVEPDAPAPWSPHSDYSIVTYRHMEFDSQVPLKYRYDANRFHEHRLHELNQRREFWGPWLFTQFLYLAIPCLLNHPFLLSRRLRSFRHTMPQSFIRQSFETITNNAAWILHLIDLIEHKGFEVCDPTLAHCVLIVATIHLQHSFVDDPSFREKARRGFTKCVRFLHPLAQRWPHVQNMIDRLTRLRENVSAGDPQASHSRQAWTTNAQLLWELLVYDRASRSPQASQLFGATLSDTSSRQTARMTPDPNFPLVGSAGITGHKTVAKEIYTHPPETITTPPAVQAEALAGAVPSIDLDPFNMISDPTLEGITDHMFLEPESYGRAIEDWWEGDGLI from the exons ATGGCAGATGAACATCGCCCACTCAAGCGCGTTCGGCAAGCTTGTGAACCATGCCG GCGAAAAAAGTCGCGATGTCCAGGCGAGAAACCAGTATGCTCCTTTTGCGAGCGGCTGGGTCAGCAATGTGTTTATGCACCGGGCGATGGGCCTGAATTGCCTGCCGCTGATATT GCTAAACGACTATCAAGCGTTGAGGacaagctggaggagctagCTCGGAATCTCAG ACCGCACTCCACGCCGGCTGAAGTCTCTATCTCGCAATCAGCGCTCGTACAGCATAAGCTACCAAATCTCCAGCAGAATGATCTCTCTACCGTTGCGCATCTGTTCCTAACATGCTGCAACTATCAGCCTCTCCCGCTCTTCCATCCAGATAGCTTCGTTGAGACCCTGGAGAGTCGCGATCCGGAGCTGATTCTCGCGATCCACGCTATTAGTCTTCGGTTCGGGCGTAGTCCTGATGGTAGCGACTTGCGTCCTTATATCACGGACTGTGCGCGCCGAGCGAGGACCCTTGTCATGGAGCGTATTGGTCGAGGGCCTCTGGAGCTGTCCACTTTGCAGACGCTTTGTCTTTTGGCATTGTTTGATTTTACCG CTGGTGATACGGTTCAGGCTGGGTTGCATCTCAATATGGCGACGTATCTGGCGCAGAGTGTTAATACTGCGGGGGAAACCCTAGGAGCATTACATCCGGATCCGGATGAGAAGCGGAGGTGTCTTTGGAGTATTTACTTCCTCCAGAGCCTCCAAGGGGATGGGGTGCAGGCGGCGCGACTTATTGCAGGTGTTCGTACGCCCTTCAATACCGGCTCGGGATTCTCTCCTACCTTTACCTTGAACCCCGGTCCGGAGATTGGACTACCTCTTTCGGCAAAGGAGGATCTCGATCTCATCTCCTATGCAGTCCAAGCGGGCGAAGTATGGTCTATGGCAATGGCATACGCGGCTAGCCGTGTCGAACCAGATGCACCGGCACCATGGTCACCACATTCTGACTATTCGATCGTAACTTACCGCCATATGGAGTTTGACAGTCAGGTGCCTCTGAAATATCGGTATGATGCCAATAGGTTCCATGAACACCGCCTGCATGAGCTGAACCAACGGCGCGAGTTCTGGGGTCCGTGGTTGTTCACACAGTTCCTTTACCTGGCAATCCCCTGCCTTCTGAACCACCCATTTCTGCTATCGCGGAGACTGCGTAGCTTCCGACACACTATGCCACAGTCCTTTATCCGACAGTCATTCGAGACCATTACAAACAACGCCGCGTGGATCCTACATTTGATTGACCTAATCGAGCACAAAGGGTTCGAAGTCTGCGACCCAACACTTGCCCACTGCGTCCTCATAGTAGCGACTATTCATCTCCAACATAGCTTCGTTGATGACCCAAGTTTTCGGGAGAAGGCGCGGAGAGGCTTCACCAAATGTGTCCGTTTCCTCCATCCGTTGGCGCAGCGGTGGCCACACGTCCAAAATATG ATTGACCGACTTACACGGCTTCGAGAAAACGTTTCCGCCGGTGACCCTCAAGCCTCCCATTCCCGGCAAGCATGGACCACCAATGCCCAACTTCTTTGGGAGCTGCTGGTCTACGACCGTGCAAGCCGCTCGCCCCAAGCGAGTCAACTTTTCGGAGCTACTCTCTCAGACACCTCCTCTCGGCAGACCGCGCGCATGACTCCAGATCCCAACTTCCCTCTTGTAGGATCCGCAGGAATTACGGGCCACAAAACGGTCGCCAAAGAAATATATACACATCCTCCAGAGACTATCACAACACCACCCGCAGTTCAAGCGGAGGCGCTCGCAGGAGCCGTGCCGTCTATAGATCTTGACCCGTTCAACATGATTTCGGACCCCACGCTGGAAGGAATCACGGACCATATGTTTTTGGAACCAGAAAGCTACGGTAGAGCCATTGAGGATTGGTGGGAAGGAGACGGCTTGATTTAG
- a CDS encoding DUF3455 domain-containing protein (transcript_id=CADANIAT00009131) — protein MIWATSTLVPFLCITAVTALPARFDFYSFFHPNLIKDFLQNTQLAGCVLPSTTTLSSSSLSAPSSGLSLKAITLGRGTQNYTCAGNTAATTPEATGATATLFDTSCLVAANVNADRQPTLHFLPDSLKTVPLSNLDLFASLLSHSSGQNIAVGKHYFTADGTPFFDLRGSEMYGSGWIAAKKEDEEDAPAKPGYGITGDVAWLKLTAIEGSLSFLKEVYRIHTAGGSAPATCEDMPEDFTVDYAAEYWFYGDNE, from the exons ATGATTTGGGCAACATCCACCCTCGTTCCATTCCTTTGCATCACTGCCGTCACCGCATTACCTGCCAGGTTCGACTTTTACTCATTTTTCCATCCGAACCTCATCAAAGATTTTCTCCAGAATACCCAATTAGCCGGTTGTGTTCTCCCCAGCACAACAACtctctcttcatcttcgctctCCGCGCCATCCAGCGGTCTGTCTCTCAAGGCTATCACCCTCGGACGCGGAACCCAAAATTATACCTGCGCCGGGAACACGGCAGCCACAACGCCAGAAGCAACCGGCGCAACAGCGACTCTCTTTGATACTTCTTGTCTCGTAGCGGCCAACGTGAACGCGGATAGACAGCCAACCCTCCACTTCCTTCCAGATAGCCTTAAGACCGTCCCCCTCAGCAACCTGGATCTGTTCGCTAGCCTTCTATCGCACTCATCCGGCCAGAATATTGCTGTCGGGAAGCATTATTTCACCGCCGACGGAACCCCATTCTTTGATCTGCGTGGTTCAGAAATGTACGGTTCAGGCTGGATTGCCGCTAAgaaggaagacgaagaggatgcacCGGCAAAGCCAGGGTATGGAATTACGGGAGATGTGGCTTGGTTAAAGCTAACGGCGATTGAGGGGAGTCTCAGT TTTCTGAAGGAGGTATACCGCATTCACACAGCTGGCGGATCGGCGCCTGCTACCTGCGAAGATATGCCTGAGGATTTTACGGTAGACTACGCGGCAGAGTACTGGTTTTATGGAGACAATGAATGA
- a CDS encoding uncharacterized protein (transcript_id=CADANIAT00009132), which translates to MISAWQGYQAIFEELANLLSQCAEYLERLEYHIRAGMDTNLSRVSAQHLLLFVEICSRTVRLRSKRTKLLAFTKIFFMQEDMVADLLDQMQRLVDKENRLVGAQTLALAAEAAEASQAALAVTQGLVDTLTREKDTTSMNRLLLRTLGFDASKMDERTQEPEASWTTIHRNYMRRRIKGTGEWVFEEPLYRAWFAGEGAPILAIEGKEGSGKSYLASTIISWLKQQRAAGARTKRISTAFYFVEGDSREELKKATNLESVAKSLVWQFAQAERRYLKSVTGICERMGEVDPRDISKHLLFWNEDLVHMDVTFYIVIDGLGDAVGEGMIRFLARASKLIHGRETRVLVTGDPRCFDQLAQQEGIKFDRMTIEQRNAGDVQQYISRRMDDMPALRIGTRRKGITCLRRRIQERLAEQAKGDYLTIDTALDTIQECEYVADIERALDSAGRERSEQILEEIRHLNDQLTEGEIAEVNEIVRWIVYGAERLTPSQLSAALDLRRGQPSLLPLEDKIKSKYRIFEVDRIGRVDFRSTDIEELIRRGYHSSRLQKDDDNFQDHGITPEESAMVQHFLRTVCPPEVYKRLNLDAYLEQKQQRRNKGALRCEDQHTGQTLMALACLRVLNGPIDPQRSLLLPYAYSYLVQHLSAVDLALADDSALAKVGSELVMLFTKGDSLDVLLKNDEFITSPLIRWRVRHDLLEKDESVRQVARWLADSAVIADIKDEGSRQWLAKIVSDENHLMRPGAEWMAHRLLQQPHFRPFTRDAFLFILAFLNKIKGNGHVPEVTYTPTLEEINEVESWCASVLGEDVKKRSSLWHVQLGILSQYFKYRAEAESRARHALALDSNDFRASTLLAEIIGPAEGIDLLESAARNLEYDQEWTKGAFNRMELAKMLNTLGVLYWKNKLYNQTVAVCRRALIFDFTDYYRVFEIMQMYSKQGRWGDIVDLLEVIRDHSTEVNNLGEMVEVFAERPYFHSFLLKVIQETERIDLLDAMYEISIARLKYTEQYVQLCHVRCAYGEALYGVPNRRAEAIKQWEQAIQQDLPRGNKYSLLPQLISKLGPIYVDMAERADNPSLYLQKISSLVPDSISETASFVGPQIYLARYWYGQGDHIQAKQMVRETVQQALDLLCDEDAENDAFAFQRLLSVFVPLGDNKNTEVCVQMLARIGGKVLCDGDCGHIWGYGEGMWWCRDCVNTNFNGACYQKLCEGEFKFSVCHRGHEFFYIRAQESRMKVDVIDEQWIAKIRREYLGVS; encoded by the exons ATGATCTCAGCATGGCAAGGCTACCAAGCGATCTTTGAAGAGCTAGCAAACTTGCTCTCACAATGCGCTGAGTACCTCGAGCGGCTGGAGTACCATATCCGCGCCGGTATGGACACGAATCTTAGCCGGGTATCGGCGCAGCATTTGCTGCTATTCGTGGAGATATGTTCGCGGACGGTCCGGCTGCGATCGAAACGGACGAAACTTCTTGCCTTTACGAAGATCTTTTTCATGCAGGAAGATATGGTTGCTGATCTGTTGGATCAGATGCAGCGATTAGTGGATAAGGAGAATCGGCTCGTTGGGGCGCAAACGTTGGCGCTTgctgcggaggcggcggaggcgaGCCAGGCGGCATTGGCTGTTACGCAGGGACTGGTTGATACATTGACGAGAGAGAAGGATACGACTAGCATGAATCGGTTGCTGTTAAGAACTCTTGGGTTTGATGCGTCGAAGATGGACGAGCGGACGCAGGAGCCGGAGGCGTCCTGGACGACAATCCACAGGAATTACATGCGACGTCGGATTAAAGGGACGGGGGAGTGGGTGTTCGAGGAACCGCTCTATAGAGCTTGGTTCGCTGGAGAGGGTGCGCCAATCCTAGCGATagaaggcaaagaagggtCTGGAAAGAGCTATCTGGCCTCGACAATTATATCATGGctgaagcagcagcgagCCGCCGGTGCAAGAACTAAAAGGATCTCAACGGCATTCTATTTTGTCGAAGGGGACTCGCGCGAGGAGTTGAAAAAAGCGACAAACCTGGAATCTGTAGCAAAGAGCCTCGTTTGGCAGTTTGCGCAGGCAGAAAGACGGTATTTAAAATCTGTGACAGGAATATGTGAACGGATGGGCGAGGTCGACCCACGAGATATCTCAAAGCACCTACTTTTCTGGAACGAGGATCTAGTGCATATGGACGTCACCTTTTACATCGTCATCGATGGTCTGGGCGACGCTGTTGGCGAGGGCATGATTCGTTTCCTGGCACGGGCATCAAAACTCATACATGGTCGAGAAACAAGGGTCCTTGTGACTGGAGATCCTCGCTGCTTTGATcagctggcgcagcaagAAGGCATCAAATTTGACCGGATGACAATCGAGCAGCGGAACGCTGGCGACGTGCAACAGTATATCAGTCGTCGAATGGACGATATGCCAGCGTTGAGGATTGGCACACGCCGTAAAGGGATTACCTGTCTCCGAAGACGAATCCAGGAGCGACTGGCAGAACAAGCCAAAGGCGATTATCTTACCATCGACACGGCGCTAGACACGATCCAAGAATGCGAATATGTTGCAGACATCGAGAGGGCTCTAGACTCTGCAGGTCGTGAAAGATCGGAGCAGATATTGGAAGAGATCAGGCACTTGAATGATCAGTTGACAGAAGGTGAGATCGCAGAAGTCAATGAAATTGTGCGCTGGATCGTGTACGGAGCTGAACGTCTTACTCCTTCGCAATTGAGTGCTGCTCTGGATCTCCGGAGAGGTCAGCCCTCTCTCCTGCCTTTAGAGGACAAAATAAAGAGCAAGTACCGGATTTTTGAAGTTGATCGCATCGGAAGAGTCGACTTCAGGTCGACGGATATCGAAGAGTTGATCCGGAGGGGATACCACAGCTCTCGATTACAGAAGGACGATGACAATTTCCAAGACCACGGGATAACTCCTGAAGAGAGCGCTATGGTGCAGCATTTCTTGCGCACTGTGTGCCCACCTGAAGTATACAAGCGTCTGAATCTGGACGCATATCTAGAGCAAAAGCAGCAGCGTCGTAACAAAGGCGCCCTCCGTTGCGAAGATCAACACACCGGCCAAACTCTCATGGCGTTGGCGTGTCTTCGTGTGCTAAACGGTCCGATAGATCCGCAAcgcagcttgctgctgccataCGCCTATTCATATCTCGTGCAGCATCTGTCAGCAGTCGACCTGGCGTTGGCAGATGACTCTGCCTTGGCAAAAGTTGGATCAGAACTGGTGATGCTGTTCACAAAAGGAGACTCACTGGACGTTCTCCTGAAGAACGACGAGTTCATCACCAGTCCTTTAATACGGTGGCGTGTCCGGCATGATTTGCTCGAGAAAGACGAGAGCGTACGGCAAGTTGCAAGGTGGCTCGCAGACTCCGCCGTCATCGCAGAcatcaaggatgaaggcTCTCGGCAGTGGCTAGCAAAGATAGTATCAGATGAGAATCATCTGATGAGACCAGGAGCAGAGTGGATGGCTCATcgtctgctgcagcaacCACATTTCAGGCCCTTCACGCGGGATGCGTTCCTGTTTATATTGGCGTTCTTGAATAAG ATCAAAGGAAATGGCCATGTCCCAGAGGTGACATACACACCTACGTTAGAAGAGATTAACGAAGTTGAGAGCTGGTGTGCTAGCGTACTAGGTGAGGACGTGAAGAAGCGAAGCTCCCTTTGGCACGTTCAGCTAGGTATTCTCTCCCAGTACTTCAAGTacagagcagaagctgaatctCGAGCTCGCCACGCTCTTGCTCTCGACTCGAATGATTTCCGAGCAAGTACACTGCTCGCCGAAATCATTGGCCCGGCAGAGGGAATCGACTTGCTCGAATCCGCGGCGAGGAACCTTGAATATGACCAAGAATGGACAAAGGGTGCTTTCAACCGCATGGAGCTCGCCAAGATGCTAAACACGCTGGGAGTGTTATACTGGAAGAACAAGCTATACAATCAAACGGTGGCCGTCTGTCGGCGAGCACTGATTTTTGATTTCACCGACTACTATCGTGTCTTTGAGATCATGCAGATGTACTCCAAGCAGGGTCGTTGGGGGGACATCGTGGACTTACTGGAAGTCATTCGTGATCACTCTACGGAAGTGAACAATCTAGGCGAGATGGTGGAGGTGTTCGCAGAGCGCCCATACTTCCATTCCTTCCTTTTGAAGGTCATCCAGGAAACTGAGCGAATCGACCTGCTTGACGCTATGTACGAGATTTCGATTGCTCGTCTCAAATACACGGAACAATACGTCCAATTGTGCCACGTCCGTTGCGCATACGGAGAAGCGCTCTATGGGGTTCCCAACCGACGCGCGGAAGCGATCAAGCAGTGGGAGCAAGCAATTCAACAAGACCTCCCAAGAGGGAATAAGTACAGTCTTCTCCCACAGCTGATCAGCAAACTTGGTCCAATCTATGTCGACATGGCAGAGCGCGCAGATAATCCATCCCTGTACCTTCAGAAAATATCCTCGCTAGTCCCCGACAGTATCTCCGAAACGGCCTCATTCGTAGGCCCCCAGATATACCTCGCTCGGTACTGGTATGGTCAGGGGGACCatatccaggccaagcagATGGTGCGGGAGACAGTGCAGCAGGCGCTTGATCTGTTGTGCGATGAGGACGCGGAAAACGATGCATTTGCGTTTCAACGGCTACTGTCTGTGTTTGTGCCGCTCGGCGACAACAAGAATACGGAAGTCTGTGTGCAAATGCTAGCGAGAATTGGTGGGAAGGTGCTCTGCGACGGTGATTGCGGTCACATCTGGGGTTACGGCGAGGGTATGTGGTGGTGTCGTGACTGTGTCAATACGAACTTCAACGGGGCTTGTTATCAGAAGCTGTGTGAGGGAGAGTTCAAGTTCAGTGTGTGTCATCGAGGGCACGAGTTCTTCTACATCAGGGCGCAGGAAAGCAGAATGAAAGTAGACGTGATAGACGAACAGTGGATAGCGAAGATTCGGAGGGAGTACCTAGGCGTCTCGTga
- a CDS encoding SAP domain-containing protein (transcript_id=CADANIAT00009133) encodes MATDYAKKTNAELVEILKSRNLPHTGKKADMVARLLEDDSSKAAAPAQNENADDVIDWEDDEVPAATSTTTTKAAETDAAAAAVAPAPAEETATAAPKAEETETDGAKSATGATKDSAKPSGTVEPTGAEEQAAQQPAEEKPAPNFALGLTVTDLEEELKKRKARAEKFGITEESQAAIDEAAKKLERAKRFGTAGEAPAVESVSRLDQALPEGSRKRGRGENDQGGRGGKKRNHNGRNNQRQRGRGHRGQGQGQSQKHGQAQKSATNNGASNGWSEKDKAAMEARKKRFGTGA; translated from the coding sequence ATGGCCACCGACTACGCCAAGAAGACCAACGCTGAGCTCGTTGAGATCCTCAAGTCACGGAACCTCCCTCACACTGGCAAGAAGGCGGACATGGTTGCGCGCCTCCTGGAAGACGACAGCTCGAAAGCCGCTGCGCCCGCTCAAAACGAGAACGCGGATGATGTGATCGACTgggaggatgatgaagttcCTGCCGCAACCTCTACCACGACGACCAAAGCCGCCGAGActgatgctgcagctgcagctgtggCTCCGGCCCCTGCTGAAGAGACCGCCACCGCCGCTCCCAAGGCGGAGGAAACCGAAACAGATGGCGCGAAATCGGCGACGGGAGCAACCAAAGACAGTGCAAAGCCCTCAGGTACAGTAGAACCGACGGGCGCGGAGGAACAGGCAGCCCAGCAGcctgcggaggagaagccAGCACCCAACTTCGCTCTCGGTCTCACTGTGAcggatttggaggaagagttgaagaagcgcaaggcccGCGCGGAGAAGTTCGGTATCACGGAGGAGTCGCAGGCTGCGATTGACGAGGCGGCGAAGAAGCTTGAACGCGCTAAACGGTTCGGCACAGCGGGTGAAGCGCCTGCTGTGGAGAGCGTGAGCCGGCTTGACCAGGCTTTGCCGGAGGGATCACGGAAGAGGGGTCGTGGTGAGAACGACCAGGGTGGCCGAGGCGGCAAGAAACGGAATCACAACGGGCGGAacaaccagcgccagcgTGGTCGCGGCCATAGAGGCCAGGGACaaggccagagccagaagcacGGACAGGCCCAGAAATCTGCTACGAATAACGGCGCCTCGAATGGCTGGAGTGAGAAGGATAAggcggccatggaggctCGGAAGAAACGCTTCGGCACCGGCGCGTGA
- a CDS encoding uncharacterized protein (transcript_id=CADANIAT00009134), producing the protein MSYKSDGGRIPRLRELGHRSRNASTPTIATLPSGYGSANSSYSGPQIPRLAMRPTKSRRAASMSEAEENRPIVAQSNFVLSSDPRPYMPPRAPTHPPESYSTLNQHVHRTLHTPVVPQTPIDNRPPVQTRPRNVLRRKAPTIGQQNANSKLQADSMRPSGLNVIIPSITASDRHQYSSSQSSSRTELARESRSPMLSPDKVTTVSAEQKVHNGPKELASLRTTINTRDLAPSTPIFPSASTPSTRYSGSPGVWTQSLTYQITDIFTPDAEARTPM; encoded by the exons ATGTCGTACAAGTCTGATGGTGGCCGTATACCCCGGCTGAGAGAGTTGGGGCATCGATCTCGAAACGCTTCTACACCAACGATCGCCACCTTGCCCAGCGGTTATGGGTCGGCGAATTCATCATACTCAGGGCCACAAATCCCAAGACTGGCGATGCGCCCAACAAAATCCAGAAGGGCGGCGTCGATGtcggaagcagaagagaacCGCCCAATCGTTGCACAATCAAacttcgtcctctcctcGGATCCTCGTCCGTACATGCCCCCCCGAGCACCCACGCACCCACCGGAATCCTACTCCACGTTGAATCAGCACGTGCACCGAACCCTGCATACTCCTGTCGTACCTCAGACCCCTATCGACAACCGCCCGCCAGTTCAAACTCGACCACGAAATGTTTTACGGAGAAAGGCGCCTACAATAGGTCAGCAAAACGCCAATAGCAAGCTTCAGGCGGACTCGATGCGGCCCAGTGGTTTGAATGTGATTATTCCGAGTATCACTGCTTCGGATCGCCACCAATACAGTTCATCGCAGTCTTCCAGTCGGACAGAATTGGCCAGGGAATCTCGGTCGCCGATGCTTTCTCCTGACAAAGTCACGACTGTGTCGGCGGAGCAGAAGGTACATAACGGCCCTAAGGAGCTGGCGAGTCTTCGGACCACTATAAATACTCGGGACCTTGCCCCTTCCACCCCTATATTCCCTTCGGCAAGCACGCCATCGACAAGATATTCTGGGTCGCCCGGTGTCTGGA CCCAGTCCCTCACATACCAGATTACCGATATTTTCACCCCAGACGCAGAAGCCAGGACTCCCATGTAG